The Bacteroidota bacterium genome includes a region encoding these proteins:
- a CDS encoding T9SS type A sorting domain-containing protein yields the protein MKDYQKKLLNYSSLATGIITLGLGDAQVIYTDIYPDIMLFDEMDEIGMQYLDFNIDGVNDIGLSFTTHYGCGYCPTQVFFNLDLTGSNNIAADLAGPCYLSSTYTSSTVCIIPAQNVAKVFAEGEIVSEFNSWDQIDEIFDSNKCGMFGGGCIQGEFDFNSPKQFLAFQIINIDTNYCWLRLAWEGESLFMKDFACSSTPDDSIFIQDKIADEVRDLVLIKDSCTGGTDELKVKFKPPLDEETVSEYRIMVAPSYGFNPNSALIVAPENYVSVLPTGNDIEIRLPKNFPNYLGEELPPFTDIKITVVSISKFPITNECSLVRSLPAQFGLDSYPETPDDLSLTATTLAYDPSDLFLSHEEVFDTSQSSAFRIFIVNGVEWYDFSLAEAEAIAPANYIEIPPLFNFNFQLPENMKRWNGDAMEPDTYYRAFILVMYKDGIKCANKLSDVSNYASFKANPNSIENVLQDFNIFYREDLIVISSVRSIQGTVCVFDLKGALVFENEIFANDIKIPFAQPPGIYIVKLETETGIYRQKIFVQ from the coding sequence ATGAAAGATTATCAAAAAAAACTCCTCAATTATTCCTCATTGGCTACTGGAATAATTACTCTTGGTCTTGGGGATGCGCAGGTAATTTATACTGACATATATCCTGATATAATGTTATTTGACGAAATGGATGAAATTGGGATGCAATACCTTGATTTTAATATAGATGGAGTTAATGATATTGGATTGAGCTTTACTACACATTATGGTTGCGGATATTGCCCTACACAGGTATTTTTTAACCTCGATTTAACAGGTTCAAATAATATTGCAGCTGATTTGGCGGGACCATGTTACCTTTCGTCTACATACACATCCAGCACGGTGTGTATTATACCTGCGCAAAATGTTGCGAAAGTTTTTGCAGAAGGTGAAATAGTTTCCGAATTTAATTCATGGGATCAGATCGATGAGATTTTTGATTCCAATAAATGTGGAATGTTTGGCGGAGGATGTATTCAAGGTGAGTTCGACTTTAATTCCCCGAAACAATTTTTAGCATTTCAAATTATTAATATCGATACAAATTATTGTTGGTTGCGATTGGCATGGGAAGGTGAATCTTTATTTATGAAAGATTTTGCCTGTTCATCTACACCCGACGATTCCATTTTTATCCAAGATAAAATAGCTGATGAGGTGCGCGATCTGGTTTTAATAAAAGATTCATGCACAGGTGGAACAGATGAATTAAAAGTGAAATTTAAACCTCCATTGGATGAGGAAACAGTAAGTGAATATCGTATTATGGTTGCTCCCAGTTATGGATTTAATCCCAACTCCGCTTTAATAGTTGCGCCTGAAAATTATGTAAGCGTTTTGCCAACAGGTAATGATATTGAAATCAGACTCCCTAAAAATTTTCCAAATTATTTGGGTGAGGAATTACCACCTTTTACGGATATCAAAATAACTGTTGTTTCAATTTCTAAATTTCCAATAACTAATGAGTGTTCCCTGGTCAGATCACTTCCTGCACAATTCGGTCTTGACAGTTATCCGGAAACGCCAGATGATTTAAGTTTGACTGCAACTACCTTGGCTTATGATCCTTCCGATCTGTTTTTGTCACATGAAGAAGTTTTTGATACTTCGCAATCCAGTGCCTTTAGAATTTTTATAGTTAATGGTGTCGAGTGGTACGATTTCTCATTAGCTGAGGCGGAAGCAATTGCTCCTGCAAATTATATTGAGATACCACCATTATTTAACTTCAATTTTCAGTTGCCTGAAAATATGAAAAGGTGGAATGGAGATGCAATGGAACCAGATACGTATTATCGGGCATTTATTCTTGTTATGTATAAGGATGGGATTAAATGTGCAAATAAATTAAGTGATGTCTCTAACTATGCTTCCTTTAAAGCAAATCCAAATTCCATTGAAAATGTATTGCAAGATTTTAATATTTTTTATAGGGAAGATTTAATAGTTATTTCTTCAGTCCGAAGCATACAAGGCACTGTATGCGTGTTTGATCTTAAAGGAGCTCTGGTTTTTGAAAATGAAATTTTTGCTAATGATATTAAAATTCCATTTGCTCAACCACCCGGTATTTATATTGTGAAACTTGAAACTGAAACCGGAATTTACCGACAAAAAATTTTCGTCCAATGA
- a CDS encoding T9SS type A sorting domain-containing protein, with protein sequence MRNDRSGKMLNYSALALGFLAANNSEAQIVYTDVEPDILLYSLEGGWLEDEGMQYIDFNFDGNIDIGLSFHTAYDCGYCPTWTFFNLELYGSNKIAVEFAEACYLSSTFGSGYSSTECIIPGQNVARVFVEGDTISEFIDWDQITDIFETHICGYYGEDCTQGEYDFHASKQFLGFQIIDTDTNYCWLRLGWNDDSLYINDFACSSAPADIITVKDKIADAVHDLVLYTDSCTGGTDELKVQFKKALDEETVSEYRIMVTPGYGFSANEALLISPENYLSVLPTGNDIDIRLPKNFTNYIGDELPILSDIKITVFSISKFPFSNECSMVISNPAQIGVNSFPETPTEVNLISTEVAYNSSDISVSIDELIDTTVSSKFRIMMILGSVWDEFTLENAESALPENYIEILPTQEFNIQLPENMKTWNGDFLEPFIFYRAVILVLPKDGITCLNKLSDVSNYASFKANPNSIENVLQDFNIYYKEDIIFISSGRNIQGNLRVFDLKGTEIFEDDIYGDDIKVPFHKLPGIYIVKLETETGIYPQKIIVQ encoded by the coding sequence ATGAGAAATGATCGCTCTGGAAAAATGTTAAATTATTCAGCACTTGCTCTCGGATTTTTAGCTGCGAATAATTCAGAAGCACAAATTGTTTATACCGACGTAGAACCCGACATATTACTTTACAGTTTGGAAGGTGGATGGCTTGAAGACGAAGGTATGCAATATATTGATTTTAATTTTGATGGTAATATTGATATTGGATTAAGTTTTCATACAGCTTATGATTGTGGATATTGCCCAACCTGGACATTTTTTAATCTCGAATTATATGGCTCTAATAAAATCGCAGTAGAATTTGCAGAAGCATGCTATTTGTCTTCTACATTTGGGAGTGGATATTCATCAACCGAATGTATTATTCCCGGCCAAAATGTTGCAAGGGTTTTCGTTGAAGGGGATACTATTTCAGAATTTATTGATTGGGATCAAATAACTGATATTTTTGAAACGCATATTTGTGGATATTATGGTGAGGATTGCACACAAGGTGAATATGATTTTCATGCATCTAAACAATTTCTAGGATTTCAAATTATTGATACTGATACAAATTATTGTTGGTTGCGTTTAGGGTGGAATGATGATTCATTGTATATAAATGATTTCGCTTGTTCCTCTGCACCTGCAGATATTATTACGGTAAAAGATAAAATAGCAGATGCAGTGCATGATCTTGTTTTATATACTGATTCATGTACCGGGGGTACGGATGAATTGAAGGTGCAATTCAAGAAAGCATTGGATGAGGAAACAGTTAGCGAATATCGCATTATGGTTACTCCGGGATATGGATTTTCTGCAAATGAAGCATTATTAATTTCTCCCGAAAATTACCTTAGTGTTTTACCCACAGGTAATGATATAGATATTCGGCTGCCAAAAAATTTCACTAATTATATCGGTGATGAGTTACCCATATTATCGGATATCAAAATCACTGTATTTTCTATTTCTAAATTTCCTTTCAGTAATGAATGTTCCATGGTTATATCAAATCCTGCACAAATTGGAGTAAATAGCTTCCCCGAAACTCCCACTGAAGTAAATTTGATTAGCACTGAAGTTGCGTATAATTCTTCTGATATATCTGTGTCTATCGACGAATTAATTGATACAACGGTATCAAGTAAATTTCGAATAATGATGATTCTGGGGTCGGTTTGGGATGAATTTACTTTGGAAAATGCAGAATCAGCTCTTCCTGAAAATTACATTGAAATTTTGCCCACGCAGGAATTTAATATTCAATTACCGGAAAATATGAAAACCTGGAATGGAGATTTTCTGGAACCATTTATTTTTTATCGCGCTGTAATTCTTGTATTACCTAAGGATGGAATTACATGTTTAAATAAATTAAGTGATGTGTCCAACTATGCCTCCTTTAAAGCAAATCCAAATTCCATTGAAAATGTATTGCAAGATTTTAATATTTATTACAAGGAAGATATAATTTTTATTTCTTCAGGCCGAAATATACAGGGTAACTTACGCGTGTTTGATCTTAAAGGTACCGAAATTTTCGAAGATGACATTTATGGTGATGATATTAAAGTTCCATTTCATAAACTGCCGGGTATCTATATTGTGAAACTTGAAACAGAAACAGGAATCTATCCTCAAAAAATAATTGTGCAATAA
- the rplI gene encoding 50S ribosomal protein L9, with translation MEVILIKDVDNLGDSNTLVKVRDGYGRNYLIPRGFAVLANEGNRKIMAERTKASDKREKLLLDKIQEVIAKLQATTIKVGAKVGQNDKIFGSITNVQLAEGIKKQLGLVIDRKKIVLPEEVKTLGTYAATIALDKDHNIPVNFEVVEG, from the coding sequence ATGGAAGTAATTTTAATCAAAGACGTAGATAATCTTGGCGATTCTAATACACTTGTAAAAGTTCGTGATGGTTATGGTCGCAATTACCTGATCCCTAGGGGATTTGCAGTACTTGCCAACGAGGGCAATCGTAAAATAATGGCGGAAAGAACCAAAGCTTCCGACAAACGCGAAAAATTATTACTGGATAAAATTCAGGAAGTGATCGCGAAATTGCAGGCAACAACAATTAAGGTTGGAGCAAAAGTGGGACAAAATGACAAGATCTTCGGATCTATCACTAACGTTCAACTTGCGGAAGGAATTAAAAAACAATTAGGTTTGGTTATCGACAGAAAGAAAATTGTTCTTCCTGAAGAAGTAAAAACCTTAGGCACTTATGCTGCAACAATAGCACTGGATAAGGATCATAATATTCCGGTGAATTTTGAAGTGGTAGAAGGATAA
- a CDS encoding 30S ribosomal protein S18 yields MAAGKNIRYLTAPKLGMMRKKYCRFKKSGIKYIDYKNPEFLLKFVNEQGKLLPRRLSGNSLKYQRKVAQAVKRSRQLALLPYVTDLLK; encoded by the coding sequence ATGGCAGCAGGAAAAAACATCAGATACCTCACAGCACCCAAATTAGGGATGATGCGCAAGAAATACTGCCGTTTCAAAAAAAGCGGAATTAAGTATATCGACTACAAGAACCCTGAATTCTTATTGAAATTTGTGAACGAACAAGGTAAACTTTTACCTCGCCGTTTATCAGGTAACAGTTTGAAATATCAGCGCAAAGTAGCTCAGGCTGTAAAACGCAGCCGTCAATTGGCGTTATTGCCGTATGTTACAGACCTTTTAAAATAA
- the rpsF gene encoding 30S ribosomal protein S6, protein MNQYETVIIFTPVLSDDDVKRTEEAYKDFLRSNGGEIVAEEHWGLKQLAYNIKKKSTGIYYVLEYKGPSDITGKLDIQFNRDENVLRFATIRLDKYSIDYNERKRRGEIGRNAKTGAHAANKLNKEKEKAEA, encoded by the coding sequence ATGAACCAGTACGAAACAGTCATCATTTTCACTCCTGTCCTCTCAGATGACGACGTGAAGAGGACCGAGGAAGCCTATAAGGATTTCCTTCGTTCGAACGGAGGTGAAATAGTTGCCGAAGAGCACTGGGGCCTTAAGCAGTTAGCTTACAACATCAAGAAAAAGAGCACGGGAATTTATTACGTGCTTGAGTACAAAGGCCCAAGTGACATCACCGGAAAATTGGATATCCAGTTTAACCGTGATGAGAATGTGTTGCGTTTTGCAACTATTCGCCTCGATAAGTATTCCATCGACTACAACGAACGCAAACGTCGCGGTGAAATTGGCAGAAATGCTAAAACCGGCGCACATGCAGCTAATAAGTTAAACAAAGAAAAAGAAAAAGCAGAAGCGTAA
- a CDS encoding tetratricopeptide repeat protein — protein MKIIRTLIAVLLIQTVVQAQTLPEAKKAIESEYYFKAKKILLSLNSTTPTVESNYYLGNVYLLTNKVDSAKYYFSKAGDFVENKNALIFVAKGKVNLLNNKPAEAKLNFDDAIKVSKSKNAEIFYQIGDAYYKINNAEAIKNYEIAYSTDPTLIINLLAYGDAYLDMDDPGKAMTKYEQAEAANPNIAVTHLRIGRVHAKTGKHKEAIEEFLKTIQHDPNIAVVWKELGEEYYLDGQFDKVRACFNKYVELNAEDKEARIVPAVTCYQIGDYICAIEEARKIIADDPSNFIAWRIIYYANYELGDTLRKTDAEAALLKFTEGYEASQTFWNIAEKKVQPLDYQYSAKLAVEMKDTTKAVFYYTMAIENDTNTTVEVFTEYAKYLYSTKKYPEAIVAYNNAITKFGGGPLDFYFLGRAYFLINDYVNADTTFAQFIIMQPNSPDGYLQRAKTKLKIEEEVTGEALPYYLKFIELAEKDIERNRKTLIEAYSYCCTYYALVANQKTEACIYYNKVIELDPTNAYILTLELECRN, from the coding sequence ATGAAGATCATTAGAACATTAATTGCAGTATTATTAATTCAGACCGTTGTTCAGGCTCAAACCTTACCTGAAGCAAAAAAAGCGATTGAATCTGAATATTATTTCAAAGCGAAAAAAATATTATTATCTCTAAATAGTACTACACCTACTGTAGAGTCAAATTATTATTTAGGTAATGTTTATTTATTGACGAATAAAGTGGATTCTGCAAAGTATTACTTTTCAAAAGCCGGCGATTTTGTAGAAAATAAAAATGCATTAATTTTTGTTGCAAAAGGAAAGGTTAATTTATTAAACAACAAACCTGCCGAAGCAAAGTTAAATTTTGATGACGCCATTAAAGTGAGCAAATCAAAAAATGCAGAGATCTTTTATCAGATCGGCGATGCATATTATAAAATAAATAATGCGGAAGCGATCAAAAATTATGAGATCGCGTATTCCACTGATCCAACTTTGATAATTAATTTATTGGCCTATGGTGATGCATATTTAGATATGGATGACCCCGGAAAAGCAATGACGAAATACGAACAGGCTGAGGCTGCAAATCCGAATATCGCTGTTACACATTTACGTATTGGCCGTGTTCATGCAAAAACCGGTAAACATAAAGAAGCAATTGAAGAATTTTTAAAAACAATACAACACGATCCGAATATTGCAGTGGTATGGAAAGAATTGGGTGAAGAATATTATCTGGATGGCCAGTTTGACAAGGTAAGAGCTTGTTTTAATAAATATGTGGAATTAAATGCAGAAGATAAGGAAGCTCGTATTGTTCCTGCAGTAACCTGTTACCAGATTGGTGATTATATCTGTGCTATTGAAGAGGCTAGAAAGATCATTGCTGATGATCCATCCAATTTCATTGCATGGAGAATTATTTATTACGCAAATTATGAATTGGGTGATACATTGAGAAAAACTGATGCTGAAGCTGCATTGTTAAAATTTACTGAAGGATATGAGGCATCACAAACTTTTTGGAATATTGCTGAAAAGAAAGTACAACCTTTAGATTATCAATATTCCGCAAAATTAGCAGTGGAAATGAAAGACACTACAAAAGCAGTTTTTTATTACACCATGGCAATAGAAAACGATACAAACACCACTGTGGAAGTATTTACAGAATATGCTAAATATTTATATTCCACAAAAAAATATCCGGAAGCAATTGTTGCCTACAATAATGCAATCACAAAATTTGGTGGTGGACCTTTGGATTTCTATTTCCTTGGTCGCGCATATTTCTTAATCAATGATTATGTGAATGCTGATACCACCTTTGCGCAGTTTATAATTATGCAGCCGAATTCACCGGATGGTTATTTACAGCGTGCAAAAACGAAGTTGAAAATAGAAGAAGAAGTAACTGGAGAAGCACTTCCCTATTATCTCAAATTTATTGAGTTGGCAGAAAAAGATATCGAGAGAAACAGAAAGACCTTGATTGAAGCATATTCCTATTGCTGTACATATTATGCATTGGTAGCTAATCAAAAAACTGAGGCTTGTATTTATTACAATAAGGTAATCGAATTAGATCCGACTAATGCCTATATATTAACCCTCGAATTGGAATGTAGAAATTAG